In Candidatus Hydrogenedentota bacterium, one genomic interval encodes:
- a CDS encoding uroporphyrinogen decarboxylase family protein: MQHEQPMSLRERLARTLSFGPVAPPRFESEFADDTVQRWREEGRFDDLTPARFFHLDSFEWLPLEFRLERERRPIVKIEDDMEAFQQSFLALRNKPFPGDWNTKEWEERTYPLAAAPWDEGFFQVIGIHDGATLSEALEVACERPALVEQQMDFYVHYLAEILENVLRGVTIDFAIYYEPIASNHGIVISPEMYRHFVQPVLRRIVACLERHGARHHFIWSSGHVEPLIPVWLETGINGFLLSRGAECGMNYLALRRKFGMHICFFGGIDWRAVMEGPAALQRELDVSVRPLLEQGGYVPFLNDTVRSYMSFDCFQRYRAMLDAVVSEWPP; the protein is encoded by the coding sequence ATGCAACACGAGCAGCCTATGAGTTTGCGTGAGAGGCTGGCCAGAACGCTGTCGTTTGGCCCGGTGGCGCCCCCGCGATTTGAAAGCGAGTTTGCTGACGATACCGTGCAGCGTTGGCGCGAAGAAGGACGGTTTGACGATCTGACTCCCGCCCGGTTTTTCCACCTCGATTCGTTCGAGTGGCTGCCCCTGGAATTCCGCCTGGAACGAGAGCGCCGTCCCATAGTCAAGATCGAAGACGACATGGAAGCGTTTCAACAGTCGTTCCTGGCGCTTCGAAACAAGCCCTTCCCAGGAGATTGGAACACGAAGGAGTGGGAGGAGCGCACCTACCCGTTGGCGGCGGCGCCGTGGGACGAGGGATTCTTCCAGGTGATTGGGATTCACGACGGCGCCACCCTCAGCGAGGCCCTTGAGGTCGCTTGCGAGAGACCCGCCCTGGTGGAACAGCAAATGGACTTCTATGTGCACTACCTGGCCGAAATCCTGGAAAATGTGCTACGGGGCGTGACCATTGACTTTGCGATTTATTACGAACCCATCGCATCCAATCATGGAATTGTGATCTCGCCGGAAATGTATCGGCATTTCGTGCAACCGGTCCTGCGCCGGATAGTTGCCTGCCTGGAACGTCATGGGGCGCGGCACCATTTCATCTGGTCCTCGGGGCACGTGGAACCGCTGATTCCGGTTTGGCTCGAAACCGGCATCAATGGTTTCCTCCTGAGTCGCGGCGCCGAATGCGGAATGAATTATCTGGCTCTTCGGAGAAAGTTCGGAATGCATATCTGCTTCTTTGGCGGTATCGATTGGCGGGCGGTGATGGAAGGCCCGGCGGCTCTGCAAAGGGAGCTCGATGTTTCGGTGCGGCCGCTCCTCGAGCAGGGCGGGTATGTGCCGTTCTTGAACGACACAGTGCGTTCCTACATGTCATTTGACTGCTTTCAAAGGTATCGTGCCATGCTGGATGCGGTGGTTTCCGAATGGCCGCCGTAA
- the valS gene encoding valine--tRNA ligase, whose product MSTPSEGIPRKYDASAIEDKWCATWNESGLYAWNPEPGRDETFVVDTPPPTVSGSLHVGHLFSYSHQDFIVRFQRMLGKNIFFPIGWDDNGLPTERRVQNLYNVRCEPHLHYEPKLERGRGTKGEPLPISRRNFIELCNEVTREDEEAFRHLWTRLGLSYDWDQEYATIDAHCRLTSQKSFLELLEKGDCYQDETPVMWDVDFRTAIAQAEVVDKEVASAYYYLRFPLREPDGYLVIATTRPELLAACVAVLVHPEDERYTSYVGKHAVTPFFHVPVPIMADPKADPEKGTGVVMVCTFGDQTDVEWWRQFNLPLRQVIGKDGHLLPVTFGEPGWESLQPEKANAIYARIAGMYTKRAQKVLMDLAEEMDGIIDRPKQDITHPVRFFEKGDRPLELIPARQWYTRILDKKDALIEQGRKIHWHPSFMGKRYESWVEGLNQDWCMSRQRYFGVPIPVWYPLDKNGNVQYAKPLVPSAKRLPIDPLDQVPEGYTENQRGVPGGFTGDPDVFDTWATSSLTPQIASKWATDPERHKKLFPMDIRPQSHEIIRTWAFYTIVKAYLHENQVPWRNVVISGWILDPDRKKMSKSQGNVVTPEPLLDEFGADSVRYWAARARLGVDTAYDEQVFKVGKRLCTKLFNASKFAVGRFENIDAAQLGPEKIVVETDRAVVAKLRDTVARATQSLHEFDYAQALMLIEDFFWKVFCDNYLELAKPRTYDEELTDGRLSAAATLRLLHRAIVRMFAPYLPFLCEDVWHWCYSNDKGMRPSVHRSPWPGNNELDAIAAPSDARTFDIAVAIIEAVRKAKADANLSMKAPVQKVVVCAAPESLKLVDIARDDIVRMLSIETFETRQGKPELGDVDVSVTLAPNTGE is encoded by the coding sequence ATGTCGACCCCATCCGAAGGCATTCCCAGGAAGTATGATGCGAGCGCGATCGAGGACAAGTGGTGCGCAACGTGGAACGAGAGCGGCCTCTATGCGTGGAATCCCGAACCGGGCCGTGACGAGACCTTCGTAGTAGACACGCCTCCCCCGACCGTGAGCGGTTCCCTCCACGTCGGGCATCTTTTCAGTTATAGCCACCAGGATTTCATCGTTCGGTTTCAGCGCATGCTCGGGAAAAACATCTTTTTCCCCATCGGGTGGGACGACAACGGCCTGCCAACCGAGCGCCGCGTGCAGAATCTGTACAATGTCCGGTGCGAGCCTCATCTGCACTACGAGCCCAAGCTCGAGCGCGGCCGCGGCACGAAGGGCGAACCGCTTCCCATCAGCCGCCGCAACTTCATCGAACTCTGCAATGAGGTTACCCGCGAGGACGAAGAGGCTTTTCGCCATCTGTGGACGCGTCTCGGCCTGTCCTACGACTGGGACCAGGAATACGCCACCATCGACGCGCATTGCCGACTTACCTCGCAGAAGAGTTTCCTGGAACTCCTCGAAAAAGGCGATTGCTACCAGGACGAAACGCCCGTGATGTGGGATGTCGATTTCCGAACCGCCATCGCCCAGGCCGAGGTGGTCGACAAGGAAGTGGCCAGCGCCTACTACTACCTGCGCTTCCCCCTCCGCGAGCCCGACGGATATCTCGTGATTGCCACTACGCGCCCCGAGCTGCTGGCTGCGTGCGTCGCCGTCCTGGTCCATCCCGAGGACGAACGCTACACCTCGTACGTCGGCAAGCACGCGGTCACGCCGTTTTTCCATGTGCCGGTGCCCATCATGGCCGATCCGAAAGCCGACCCTGAGAAGGGAACGGGGGTGGTCATGGTATGCACCTTCGGCGACCAGACCGACGTCGAGTGGTGGCGGCAGTTTAACCTCCCCCTGCGCCAGGTGATCGGAAAAGACGGGCATCTGTTGCCGGTGACGTTCGGCGAACCCGGCTGGGAAAGCCTCCAGCCCGAAAAAGCCAACGCCATTTACGCGCGCATCGCCGGCATGTACACCAAACGAGCCCAGAAGGTCTTGATGGACCTCGCCGAGGAGATGGATGGCATCATCGACCGCCCCAAACAGGACATCACCCATCCCGTCCGGTTCTTCGAGAAAGGCGACCGGCCTCTCGAACTGATCCCCGCCCGGCAGTGGTACACGCGCATCCTCGACAAGAAAGACGCCCTCATCGAACAGGGCCGCAAGATTCACTGGCACCCGTCGTTCATGGGCAAACGGTACGAGTCCTGGGTCGAAGGGCTCAACCAGGACTGGTGCATGAGCCGTCAGCGTTATTTCGGAGTGCCGATCCCGGTCTGGTATCCGCTCGATAAGAACGGCAACGTGCAATACGCCAAGCCGCTCGTCCCTTCCGCGAAGCGTCTACCCATCGACCCGCTCGACCAAGTCCCCGAGGGTTACACCGAAAACCAGCGCGGCGTGCCCGGCGGGTTCACGGGCGACCCGGACGTCTTCGACACCTGGGCAACCAGTTCGCTCACGCCGCAGATCGCTTCGAAATGGGCGACCGACCCCGAGCGCCACAAAAAACTCTTCCCCATGGACATCCGGCCCCAGAGCCACGAGATCATCCGCACATGGGCCTTCTACACCATCGTCAAAGCTTACCTTCACGAGAACCAGGTCCCCTGGCGCAACGTCGTCATCAGCGGATGGATCCTCGACCCCGACCGTAAGAAGATGTCCAAGAGCCAGGGCAACGTCGTCACACCCGAACCCCTCCTCGACGAGTTCGGGGCCGACAGCGTGCGCTATTGGGCGGCCCGGGCCCGGCTCGGCGTGGATACCGCATACGACGAACAGGTGTTCAAGGTCGGCAAACGGCTGTGCACCAAGCTTTTTAACGCCAGCAAATTCGCCGTCGGCCGGTTCGAGAACATCGACGCCGCACAGTTGGGGCCCGAGAAGATCGTCGTCGAAACCGACCGCGCCGTCGTGGCCAAATTACGGGATACCGTCGCCCGCGCCACACAGTCGCTGCACGAGTTCGACTACGCGCAAGCCCTGATGCTCATCGAGGACTTCTTCTGGAAGGTCTTCTGCGACAACTACCTCGAGTTGGCCAAACCCCGCACCTACGACGAAGAACTCACGGATGGCCGTCTCTCGGCGGCAGCGACGTTGCGTCTGCTGCACCGCGCGATCGTGCGGATGTTCGCGCCGTACCTGCCCTTCCTGTGCGAAGACGTCTGGCACTGGTGCTACAGCAACGACAAGGGCATGCGCCCGTCCGTACATAGGAGCCCCTGGCCCGGCAACAACGAACTCGACGCCATAGCGGCACCATCGGATGCCCGGACCTTCGACATTGCCGTGGCGATCATCGAGGCGGTGCGCAAAGCCAAGGCCGACGCCAATCTCAGCATGAAAGCTCCCGTACAGAAGGTCGTTGTCTGCGCTGCCCCCGAGAGCCTGAAACTCGTAGATATCGCCAGGGACGATATCGTCCGCATGCTGAGCATCGAGACTTTCGAGACGCGCCAGGGCAAACCGGAACTGGGCGACGTGGATGTCAGCGTCACGCTTGCCCCAAACACAGGCGAATAG